A genomic segment from Garra rufa chromosome 5, GarRuf1.0, whole genome shotgun sequence encodes:
- the fbxw5 gene encoding F-box/WD repeat-containing protein 5, with product MASGPGLPDSLVLEIFLHLPHKAVLSAGFTCRQWFAVSRDEFLWKELFYNYYCIPRSVPRHPAAGSWYREFKRLYDCIPCVEVQTLKEHHDQVLHLAFSHRGHRFSSCSKDCTVKLWDTERSDGTISLVHSSSMRQFNWGYTQFSQFNADDTLLLVSGVYLGPHHSSSGEIAVISLENYTLLSRVRNKPYDVFGCWLNETHLISGNLHWIGNMTSCSVLWLNKAFQDIESENVNVVKRLFKIQNINASTIRTVMVAHCRRHDSPDLLLDYEAQSQAQAQAQRTQQHQPLFFDLGNTDSEEEEGEDEADEERGEKRVSAHLPSLSPSGIQHVIHGRQSVATRDRELETKVARLMGNRRTKAPDPNLVSPSAPGEGEDKTYLLFTTGSLTYSPHQIGIKRIMPDQMTTCGPVLGEERSTDEFFDSLDHVIDIHGHIIGMGLSPDHRYLYVNSRAWPTGCVISDPMSPPPIAEEIDLHVIDLKSLREERRSLRAHRAFTPNDECFFIFLDVSRDFVASGAEDKHGYIWDRHYNICLARLKHDDVVNSVAFSPADQELLLSASDDSTIKVWRSPRMVRLAEAPQRPPRARKLLSSLLGHRSANLNGKP from the exons AAATCTTCTTGCATCTGCCTCATAAGGCGGTGCTGAGCGCGGGGTTCACCTGCCGTCAGTGGTTTGCTGTTTCACGGGATGAGTTCCTCTGGAAGGAGCTCTTCTACAACTACTACTGCATCCCTCGTTCTGTGCCTCGCCACCCTG CGGCTGGGTCATGGTACAGGGAGTTCAAGCGGCTGTATGACTGCATCCCCTGTGTGGAGGTTCAGACTCTGAAAGAACATCATGATCAGGTCCTGCATTTGGCCTTCTCTCACCGTGGACATCGCTTCTCTTCCTGCTCCAAAGACTGTACTGTTAAG CTTTGGGACACGGAGCGATCAGATGGCACCATCTCTTTGGTTCACAGCTCCAGTATGCGACAGTTTAACTGGGGCTACACTCAGTTCTCACAATTTAATGCTGATGACACACTCCTGCTGGTGTCAGGGGTCTACCTGGGCCCACATCATTCCTCCTCTGGAGAGATTGCAGTCATCAGTTTGG AGAACTACACTCTGCTGTCCCGTGTGAGAAATAAACCTTATGATGTGTTCGGCTGCTGGCTGAATGAGACACACCTCATCTCTGGTAACCTGCACTGGATTGGCAACATGACCTCCTGTTCTGTTCTCTGGCTCAACAAAGCCTTCCAG GACATTGAGTCAGAAAACGTGAATGTGGTGAAACGTCTCTTTAAGATCCAGAACATCAATGCCAGCACTATCCGCACAGTGATGGTGGCCCACTGCCGTCGACACGACTCTCCTGACCTCCTTCTGGACTATGAAGCTCAGTCACAGGCACAAGCTCAAGCTCAGCGGACACAGCAGCACCAGCCTCTCTTCTTTGATCTGGGAAACACAGACAGTGAAGAGGAGGAGGGTGAAGATGAAGCGGATGAGGAGCGAGGGGAAAAAAGAGTGTCAGCACATCTGCCCTCATTAAGCCCGTCCGGGATTCAGCATGTTATACAT GGTCGTCAGAGCGTAGCCACTCGTGATCGAGAGTTGGAGACAAAGGTGGCCAGGTTGATGGGCAACAGACGCACCAAAGCACCTGATCCAAACCTGGTGTCTCCCTCAGCTCCTGGAGAAGGAGAGGACAAGACCTACCTTCTCTTTACCACCGGCAGTCTTACCTACTCGCCTCACCAAATAG gCATCAAGCGGATAATGCCTGATCAAATGACGACGTGCGGTCCTGTGTTGGGAGAGGAACGCAGTACAGATGAATTCTTTGACTCACTGGATCATGTGATCGACATACATGGCCACATCATTGGCATGGGTCTGTCACCTGACCATAG GTACTTGTATGTGAACAGTCGAGCGTGGCCGACAGGGTGTGTGATCTCTGACCCCATGTCCCCTCCGCCCATCGCAGAGGAGATTGACCTGCATGTGATTGATCTGAAGAGTCTTAGAGAGGAACGCCGCAGCCTTCGAGCCCACCGGGCCTTTACACCAAACGATGAGTGCTTCTTTATCTTCCTTGATGTCAGCCGAGACTTTGTTGCAAG TGGTGCAGAGGACAAGCATGGTTACATCTGGGACCGACACTACAACATCTGCCTGGCTCGCCTGAAACACGATGACGTGGTCAACTCTGTGGCCTTCAGCCCTGCAGACCAGGAGCTGCTGCTGTCTGCCAGCGACGATTCCACCATTAAAGTGTGGCGCTCGCCCCGCATGGTGCGCCTCGCTGAGGCTCCCCAGCGCCCCCCTCGGGCACGCAAACTGCTCTCCTCCTTGCTTGGCCACAGAAGTGCTAATCTGAATGGTAAACCCTGA